The window gaaattgaagaaaatggaatACCTCGTATATAGAAATTTCTACGTCAATCCTTTTCCTATTATCTGCTTCTTGGATTCTCCTCTTGATCACTATTTTCTGCTTCTCGGAATATCTTGTAAGTTTTCCGTATAGCTGAATCCCCACATCCGTATTAGTATCTGGATCCGTACCCCCGAATCTTCATtaaggatccgacctctagatccgcacccatACCGGACACTCTCACCCAAGTTCGAGCAACCTAGATTTGAACCACGAGAAGATCAGAAACAGTCAAACAGagaaagaaaacatttttttgaGTCTTTAATGTCGCTATAATTGGACTGAATTTGTGCAGTTCCAACATGCAACCTGTTTACAATTGACACTGGCATGGATGCTTTCTATGTACTGACTAATATCCCCGTATATAGGGACTAGAACAGCTTCAGTCTGGACTTATTCAGCAACAAAGCTCTACTACTCACCTGTCTCATCCCTCCCAACAGCTTCAGCAACAAGTTCATATGCTGCTTAGTGACCAGTATATGGATATGAATCAAGGTGACCTTTCAAACTTCGGCGGGAACATAGTATTGGACAGAGATTTGCCAGTTCAAGTGGGTCTTCCCCTTTTCTCTCTCACAGATTCAGCTATGCTGAAGGTTCCTGTTTTATTTGATATACTTAGTATTTGATGTCTTTAGAAAGATATCTATTCTTGTAAAAAAGTGCTAGGGAAATGATGAGCTTATGCTGCAATTGCAGAACACTAATCAAAGTCAGGAACAAGGTCAACGGTCTGCACTTCTTGGCAAGCATCCAGAAAATCCTAGTTCCAGCATCCAACAACAAGATAAGAGCGTTGCTAGTGGCAGCACCACCATGGAGGTTAGCTTGTTAAACACCTCTGGAGGTGATGATCAGGTTAGCTTTTACCTCAGACCCATTAAATATCCTATCCATTAGAGTTATTAATTGTTCATATGAAGTTGGAGGAGTAATAGGTGCGATTGTTTCGTGTAATGTGTACAAATTTCAAATATTCCTACAAACCCTGCATCCCTCTCCCCATATAATTTCCAACAAGCACTTTTTGAATGAGTTTCTGTCAtatattttctttcagtttaGCACATACTATTAAATTTCTATAAATGTCTTTgttttttcattattattattattgatggaTTATTTGTACAACGATGAAGTAATGAGTGCCATGATGTATTCCAGATGTTCCTACTTTACCCAGCAGTAAGCTTTAAAGGATGAAAAGGAACTGGTTCAATGCGTGGTGTCTGCTTCCTGCCCCTCATTactttcggggggggggggggggacttcAAATAGATTATTATCCTAACCCCGCTGGAAGCCAAGTTTTTGCTCCTATTTTTAGATATTTTAGCCTAACTCAATCCCAAAAGCTAGCTAATAAGGTAAGGATTGACCAAGACCATATGCAGAGACAACATCCCATTCTCTCAACCAATGTGGGACACTTTACACCGACATCTGGAGCGTGACAACATAATATGGGCCCAACTTGGGTTAACCAAGAATAGAGATGGGTTTGACTCTGATAACATGATACGAAAATAGATCTTCTCCTAACTCAAACTCAAAAGCTAGCTTATGAGGTGATGATTGCCCCAGAATATATAAATAGACAACATCTCGTTCTCTTAACCAATGTGTGACACTTTACAAATTCTAATGATGGCTCTATGAGATTTACTGTTAAGACTTACAGATTAACTTCATCGTCAGATTTCATTGAGTTTCATATCATTAGGTATATTTGTTCAGTatctttgttcttttttcttaGTTCCCTACTTTGATGATTCTTAGCGAAATTTTGGTGTCACTGATTCAAGTGAAGTTGTGTCTGATTTATATTTGTGGCTATTAGCTGACATTGCTATCCATCATATTCTTACATATGTGAAAGTTTAGTGAAGGATATACTTTTGTCCTTGTACTATGGCGTCCTCGTGTGATTTCATTATCATGTTTACTTCAAAGAACCATGCTACGAAAAAGAGAAAGCAGTTCATGTCGTCAGGTCAGACTAACAGCTTAGGGACTGCAAACAACACCAGTCTGTTACCAAGTTCGGCGCCCACTACACTGCCAGTACCCAGTGCAGAAGATGTGATATCGATGCCTGCATTGCGTCATGATGATAATTCTTATAAAGCTTGTGTTTATGTCAGTGATGCTGTTTTCTCACCTACATTGGTATCAACTGAAATTGTACGGATTATTTCCCCTATTACTTACAATTTGTTGAGGACTCTGTGCAGCCAGGATTCAATTAAAAAGTTTCCCCTTTTTTTccaattaattaactaatctCATAGTATTAATCAGCTAGTCAAATAAGGATAATGTGCTGGGGAACAAGTTTAGtctgattttctttgattgacGCCATAAAAGTAGTATTGCATCGGGAAATGCCTGGCTGTCACTCTTCTAATATTCTTGTAATGAGATAATAGAAACAGTAAACAGATAGCCCTGAGTGAATTTGGTACAAAGGAAATGCTAATCCAACCATGGATTATATCAATATATGATGTTCAATTTTCATGCGAAGTCTTTACTTGATATCTTAACTCCACTGGTTTCACACACCAGGAGAAAACTaagtcaaacttccaaaacagGCCAAGACTTCAAACTGgctttaatactatattaacataatatcaatccatggcttctcagtgTTGTCCGTACTTGTTTtcttttcattaatgtggtgcttatgctttcctgagcgaAGGATCTATTGGAACCAGTTTCTCTATTTccacaagataggggtaaggtctgagTACACACTGCCCTCCCCAGACCCCGCTTGTGGGATTATATCCATTGTCCTCATTCTTTCTCCAAATTAAGAGATGGTGGTTCTATTGATGCACAATCAAACTAACCAAATATGTCTGCGAATGCAGGCTGATGTTGTTCCTCTCATAAACCATGGATCTGTGGATAGCTCTGTAGAGTTCTTCCTTTCTGACAATGCAGATACTGAAAGCACAATCTCGCGTTGCTTAGGCACCAGTAAATGTTTCAACTGATGCTGACTTCAATATATTGGCTTTTTCTGGATGTGCTGTTTGCTACTCTTGCTATTTACTTTTCGTTCTTTTTTCTGCAATATAGATATTGCACTCTTGGAAATTGGGACTTTCCGTTCCGGTACAGTTAATTGCTGCGATCTTTCATCAGATGGAAAGCTGATAGCAAATGGTGAGGATAAAAAGGTAGTGATATTGAATCTTGAGGTGATAAATTATCTTGTATTCAAGAAACAGTCTTACAAACCAGTGAAATTGGTGGGGATAAAGAGGTAGTGATATTGAATCTTGAGATGGTAAATTATCATGTATTCAAGAAACAGTCTTACAAACCAGTGAAATAAGGAGTTCATATCTGAATTGTGGTTAGCTGTTGGGGTCCTTTTGGGTGTTATAGTTTCTACTCTGCAATGGTGTAGGTTGTATTATGGTGCACAGATTCACAAGAGCAAAAGTACATACTTGAGGAACACTCTGATGCAATTACAGATGTTCGGTTTGGTCCAAGATTGCCACGGCTTGCTTCTTCTTCCCTTGATAAGACTATCAAAATTTGGGATGTTCACAATGTAAGTCATTCTATGTCTTCATTACTCGGATGATAGGACTATTACTCTTCAATCGTGATAGAACATTCTCTCAGATGAATCTCTGCGTATTGGTTGGAAATTTTCTGCTCAAATTTAGCgtacaaaatatatattattttctagTTTGctgaaactatatatatatatatatatattttttttttttttagatggTAACAATTTTTATATTCAGAAGCACAAAGGCTGTGCTGGCCATAATTACAGAGGAATGGACCAAACTATATAACtaaaattcctatcttcttaCAGAGTCCCTAAAACATCTATTAAAGCGTCTGTGTCCACTGTGTATTCTtgtttacaccaaaaatgaataATAGTAGGCAATTCATTTTTATCTTCTGAGTTGAGCTGGCATTGTCTTCAAAACATATTGAATTTCTCTCTTTCCAGATAGTCCACCATATGCAGGCAGGAATCAGATCCCAACTATTCTTCTCACTTGCACTTCTTCTCACCTTATTCCAGCATCACAGCATGTCCTTGGTGCTATTTGACATGACCCAGTGTATCCCTGTTAGAGCTAGGAATATGTTCCAAATTTGAGCAGTCACTGTGCAGTGTAAGAACAGGTGACTATTAGTTTCTGCTTTTCTTCCACATAGATGACATCTTGAGCACAATTGCACACCCCGTTTCTTCAAATTGTCCTGTGTTAAACATGCCTGTTTAACTACCAACCAAACAAAACATGCCACTTTGTAAGGGATCTTGACTTTCCATATGTGTTTCCATGGCCAAAGATCAGtcattatgtttgtttgattaagTACTTGATAAGAAGATTTAACAGAGAACCTTCCTGAACTGTGCCCCAGCCACCATGCCTTATCAACATTCAAATTCACCCCCGTAAACTGATTGAGTGTGTTGTAGAAGTCTGTGATTCTGGTGATCTCCCAATCATTTAAAAATCTTCTATAAGTGAGATTCCATCCTTGAGCTGACCAAACATCGTAGATAGTGGCCTTTTGTTCTTTGACGGAACACTGTCAATCCATTTGTACATGCACTTAACTTAATTtgttttgatgaattttgataagTATAGTTCAAGCCCGTAAAAATTAGAGTTTGTCGTATCCTTGCAGCCAGGCCACTCAATACGATGTTTTACTGGCCATTCTGCCTCTGTTATGTCACTTGACTTTCATCCAACCAAGGAGGACCTCATCTGTTCTTGTGACAATGTTAGTACAATTCGATACTGGAACATTAAGAATGGTGGTTGTGCAGGAGTGTCAAAGGTATTGATAGACCTTTATTTGATACCTCAATCTAGTAGGTTCAGCTGCGAAATGATGATATTCTGGTCCCTATTTCTGTATTTCAGTAACAGAATCTTTTATGTACATCACTACTTATCAGCTCCCACAAATTTCAGGTTGGTGCAACTGTAGTTAGATTTCAGCCTAATCGTGGGAAGTACCTTGCAGCTGCTGTTGCGAATGGCGTATCGTTAATAGATGTGGAGACAACTCAAACCTGTAGATATCCTTTGAAGGTTGGGCCATTTTCGCACCACTTTCGTTTCCCTaagtttttaaaattgttttgtATTTTAAGTTTTTAATATGATATCTCGGaatatattttcaagttttggcaatcattaTTTTATCCTGATGCTTTTTGATCTTTTTCCTTAAACCGTCATTATATTGGCTTGGTCAACCTCTTCTCAGTCGTTCTATTTGCCCCACAAAGTCTTATGTATTCTAATTGAACCAAAACTTCTACATTGCATCCCGTGGCAGGCAAGGTAGAAAGCCGAGTGGAGGGTTTCTTTTTTAGCTTTTCCCTAAATAGCTCAGGTTATAACCGACTGGAGACTGAAACCTGTGAATGGGTCATTTTGGACACTTGAATATCTGACCATTTTCATGGGCTTATAAAAGTAGAGTTTCCTTAGGATATTGGCTTCTGTGTTGCAATGTAGTGATCTACAGAATGACATTAGATTTAATGATGAGCACAACTTGAGTTCTTTTCCTCCTTTTGCATTATGTTGTTGCTTCTTGTATCCTATAAGTGACTTGCACCTTCTTATTCTTAACTAAAGCTTGCTACATGATCTTATGATGATCAAAGCATTTCAGGCCTTTCTAGACTTAATTATACTGCAATGTGTTAGTGATCCATGCTCTTATAGTTTTTTCTGTACCTTTATGTGGTTTTGGCTTAAGCATTGTTGGTCTTTCTCTTAGCTTGCAATTTCCATCCGAACAATAAAGCTTCTACCTACACATTAATTTTATTGGAAATTCTTCCAGTTAATATCTGTTATTTTGAGGACTATATGATTTTTCCATATAGCTATATGTTTCAACATCTCCTATGAGACGCTAAATGATGCTCATTAGTTAACCATAGGCTCTCACTTTCTTAGCGGCAGTGCCAGATTTTGTCTAATTACTTATAGATTCTCTATTATCGTCATATTTATACGAGTTTTTATTAGGAAAtgggggtaaggtttgcgtacacattaccctctccagacccacTGACCCACTGATGGCTgggttttgtgttgttgttgttcaagTTGTGacgacttttctttttctttggggGCCTCTATGCAGGGTCACATTTCCAAAATCCAAGCTATATGCTGGAGCAGTTCCGGTGAGTATCTAGCATCACTCAGTGAGGATATGGTACAAGTTTGGAAGATTGGCTCTAGTGGAGAGCAACAGTGCATGCATGAGCGAAGCGTAAAAGGCAAAAAATTTCGTTGCTGCACTTTTCATCCTTGTTACCCTTCTGTATTGGTCCTTGGTTCATATCAGGTAGGTAGTTCTTTCTTTTTGTGTCATCAATTCTGTGAGTTGCATCCATTGGCTAATTATCACATGAACTCGTGGAGGTTCACAATTTATATGCAAAGTTGGTTGTTTCAATAACATCCTGACTGCATGTTCATTACATGCTGCAAGATAAAGAGAACATGCAACATTACTgtaaattaaaggaaaaagaacaaagaaagaaagaaagaaagaaaattaaaggttggggggtttgggggggggggggttacatGGGCTGTCGTTAGGAGATTATTGATATGCGTGTTTGATTGCTGTGACCAGTGTCCCTTTTAGTAAACATACAAATCCTGTCTAGTGCCTGGAGCTTTGGCATATGGCTGACAACAAGATGATGATTCTGCTTGAAGAACCTGTGAATAGTTTAGCAGCATCACGGTCCACTGGTCTAGTAGCTTCTGCCGGTGTCAACAATTTAATCAGATTGTGGAAGTGATATTTCCATCAAGTTCCAACATTATGTTGAAGTAAAGTTCAAGTACTGTTTATTATCAAAGGACTTGACCTGACAACTACTGATATATACCTTCAGATTAGATACTGTCCATAGTAGACTAACAAAGTCTCTTATTAGCAAGTGAAGATATGTTTTATCATGTTTTGCATTTACACCATCTGCTGTATACATGCAAACAAAAAAGTAATAGGGTTTTTTTGCTATGCGTTGGACGTTATGTCAGATGATACCTTATTAAAGAAAGGGAAAAGGGTCAGATTTACCTCTACTTACAAAAATAGTCTACCTTTAACATCCGTTATGCCGTGGGGACAAAAATACCCATGCCGTTAGCAAAGTTGTTAAGAATACCCATTGGTCCGTTAACCCCGTCAACGACAGCCAACATCTCATGTGGCATACATTTGTTTTTTGGGTAACTATCATTTGTATTAATCACCAAGCTATCTAATGAGAAAAATTATGTGGCATAGTTTTGATAGTTGTCCAAGATGAAAATTTTGTAACTATCTTCTCAATCTGGGGTTGTCATTGAATTATAGACAATTTCTATGTAGATAATGGGATATCAAGATACTTAAAAGGCAATTCACCACTCGAGAAACCAAAATGCTGAAGAATTCTTTCCTTTTTAGCTTGTGAAACTCCTCCAAAGTACATAACCCCTTCACCTATGCTAGCCTCTTAAACATCTGCTCAGGTATTCCATTTCAACATCAAACGGAAAAGAATACATATGATCCCCTTGCCTAAGCTCTTTAACAACATCGAAAGGTTGTGATGGTTCACCATTAATTAGGATGATATAATTAACACATTCAAGGACCCATGTTGTAAACTAGCTAGGAAAACCTAATTCTATCATTACTAGCTCTAAATAAACCCATTCCGCAGAATTATAAGCCTTTTGTGGGTCAATTTTAATTTATGACTTAACTAATTTATGAGCTAGAGTAGTGTTATCCCTATTTTTCTCCGAGGTATAAAACCAGCATGTGTATCACATATAACATCTAATATAACCTTTTTGATCCTTGATGTCAGCACCTTGGAGATCAACTTGTATAAGACAATACAACAGACAATTGATCTGTATCTTTGACagtgtttgaatttttattttttggtattaGATTTATAACTGTACAATTAATATCCTTGTACATCTTTcaatcgtgaaaaactcctttacaACCCTTATCGCTTCTTCCTTGATAATGTGCCATGACTTCTTAAAGAAAGTAGCATTGCGACCCTCTATTACTTCCGCGCACAGACTCAAGCTTCTACTGGTGAAACATGACATTACCATTCTTCATTGTCAGTCTGCTCATAGCTGGTGGTATTTGGGCTGCTGATCCCATCAAAGTTTTGTAAACTTGTACAATTTCATCTTTGATGTCTCCTAGTGTAGTTAGTTTGGATCCATCTAAAGCAGTAAGCTCCTTGATTTTGATTTGTTCCTCTGGCTCCTCTTTGAGCAAAGCAGTAAAGTACTTGGTATTTGAGTCACCAAGTTGTATTTATTTAGCTctatgggtgtgtttggtataccgcaaaatgttttccaagaaaatattttattggaaaataagtagtaatcttattcattttccggtgtaggtacgcaaattaaggaaaatgacttctcaagagtattaataaataatttggatataataaacatgaagccataaactttcaaaccaacaaccttccgaacgcataaatttcataaattttcgaACCGTTAAACTTTCAAAACCGCggaatttcgaacccgtaaactttataatttcgaacccgtaaacttccaaacacataatcctccgaactcataactttggaacttgtaaaattttaaacctttaaaccgataaataaaaaaattaaaattgaaaaatatatttaaaaaatattttttctggggggaggggggagggtggGAGAGGGGTgcgaaaaattgaaaaaaacagaaatttaaaattacaaaaagaaaaagttaaaaaaaaaataattgtgCAGGGTGGGAGGCAATGGGGTGGGTGGTGGaatgggtggtgcagaaaaataaaaaaatagaaatttaaaattacaaaaaaaaaaaaagtaaaaaaagaaaaaacttttgTGGGGTGGAGGAGTAGTAGAGTGGGTGGTaacggaaaaactgaaatttaaaaaaaaaaaaactttttttggaGAAAAggggtggggtgggttggtgagggtggggaaggttgagaaggagttttggaaaatgtttttccttctctgttcatcaggaaaatattttccaaaacatttaagccaaccaaacatggaaaaattgaaaaacattttcaggaaaatattttccttcgtatcAAACACACCCTATATTTCTGCTGCATAATATTTTCCTCCACCATGGATTATTTTTCTAACTTCACTAAAGTAGCTTTTTTCTATTCTATTAGTTCATCATCCCGCTGGTAATTCATCTACTCTTGAATTACTATCAAATTAGACCCGACTTTAATAATCTTTGTGAGACAAATTTGAACTCTTCCATATTCAATTGCGTAAGCTCTGGCCTGATGGCCTTTTTTATATTCACACATTCCTCATTTTCCTATTAGCTAATTTTTTTGCCagatatttttcacataaaagcctgCTATGGTCAGCCCAACCATTGAAGAATCTAAAAGGAACTTTAACATTCATATAAGCTAAATCTAGAGTAAGTAGCATAGCTGAGTGATCAGAGATATTGGGCACATCATACTCCAGCAC is drawn from Nicotiana tabacum cultivar K326 chromosome 22, ASM71507v2, whole genome shotgun sequence and contains these coding sequences:
- the LOC107814181 gene encoding transcriptional corepressor LEUNIG-like isoform X8 translates to MEADKMLDIYIHDYLVKRKLGASARTFKAEAQVVTNRTAIDAPAGFLLEWWSVFWDVFIVRFKSPVSSTTGSYNAVQMMKTLEQQQQQKGVLQKQQQGDDTQLLRGTTNEVITKQSPGTTNALTKRVYENYPPAQRNPLSEANKTPANTRSSGSFGQHLDANHSVISNLDTYGDQHSGQIQHSVPGGNLSFFPPLIDQDQQLRVPQLDQSLTNMMNPSLNFKAAESGADHGVNSLLLKGWPFMGLEQLQSGLIQQQSSTTHLSHPSQQLQQQVHMLLSDQYMDMNQGDLSNFGGNIVLDRDLPVQVGLPLFSLTDSAMLKNTNQSQEQGQRSALLGKHPENPSSSIQQQDKSVASGSTTMEVSLLNTSGGDDQNHATKKRKQFMSSGQTNSLGTANNTSLLPSSAPTTLPVPSAEDVISMPALRHDDNSYKACVYVSDAVFSPTLVSTEIADVVPLINHGSVDSSVEFFLSDNADTESTISRCLGTNIALLEIGTFRSGTVNCCDLSSDGKLIANGEDKKVVLWCTDSQEQKYILEEHSDAITDVRFGPRLPRLASSSLDKTIKIWDVHNIVHHMQAGIRSQLFFSLALLLTLFQHHSMSLVLFDMTQCIPVRARNMFQI